The DNA sequence GGGCTACCCAAGGTACTTTCGGGCCTTCTCCGCCTCGGCCCGCACGATGTAGGCCAGGTCCCAGTTCTCCGCGTCGCCTTCCCCGAGGGCGCGGGAGAGCAGGCGAGACAGGAGGGCGCGCTGCTCCTCCTGGAGCAGCCCGAAGCGGGCCATCTTGCCCAGGCTGCGGATGGCCTTGCTGCGCACCCCGGCGAACCGGTCCGACGCGCGGGCCAGCAGCCGGACGAACATCTCCGCCCGGGCGCGGCCCGGCACCGAGCCCGGCGGGGTCACCTCCACCACCTTGCCCAGCGCCCGGGCCGCCGTGTCGCGCACCTCGGGGTTGGGATCCTCCAGGGCCGCGAAGAGGACCGGCAGGGCCTCGATGACGCGGGCGTCCCGGATCTTTCCCAGGGCAAAGAGGGCAAAGATGCGCAGGTAGGGCTCCTTGGCCTGCCGGTAGGCCTCGAGCAGGGGTTCCAGCGCCCCGTAGCCCATCCGGCCCAGGGCCGCCGCCAGGTGGAAGTGGACCTTGAGGTCGCTCTCCTGCAGCGACCGGAAGATGGCCGGGAAGGCTCGGGTGCCCTGGTCCGCCAGAATCCCCTCCGCCTGCTCCAGCACGGGGACCATCTCGGGGTGGTCCGCCGGGTCGACGTAGAACAGGCCGATCACGGCCTGCACGGCCTCCTCGAAGTCCGAGTCCCCCAAGTCCGGCAGTCTGCGGGCCAGACCCTCCAGACCGTTGAGGATGTGCAGCTTGTCCTCGCTGCGCAGGGCGTGGAGCAGCGCCTTCATCGTTGGCCTCCCGTAGCGGAGAACCCCGTGGCGGGGCCGCTTCCCCCAGGGTCCCCTCGGGGAGCGGATGTTCGCCCGATTCTAGCGGTTCTCCACGGGATGACAAGCCTGTCTCAAGTTGGGCCGCGCGGGGGACGAAAGAAGGGGCGTCCACGGAGGTCCCATGGCCAACCACAAGCCTCTCCCGTTTCGGCGGCGAACCTTCCTGGTGAAGCACGCCTTCCAGGTGCGGTTCGCCGTGTATCC is a window from the Thermodesulfobacteriota bacterium genome containing:
- a CDS encoding HEAT repeat domain-containing protein gives rise to the protein MKALLHALRSEDKLHILNGLEGLARRLPDLGDSDFEEAVQAVIGLFYVDPADHPEMVPVLEQAEGILADQGTRAFPAIFRSLQESDLKVHFHLAAALGRMGYGALEPLLEAYRQAKEPYLRIFALFALGKIRDARVIEALPVLFAALEDPNPEVRDTAARALGKVVEVTPPGSVPGRARAEMFVRLLARASDRFAGVRSKAIRSLGKMARFGLLQEEQRALLSRLLSRALGEGDAENWDLAYIVRAEAEKARKYLG